One Parageobacillus sp. KH3-4 genomic region harbors:
- a CDS encoding ABC transporter transmembrane domain-containing protein has product MTVFRDLFWFFRQEKKAYIAGIIALVIVAFLETIPPKVIGMVIDHIKEGTITKTILMRWMAVLLVVAVVSYVLRYWWRILIFGSAVKLSRQLRNELYTHFTKMSPSFYHRKRIGDLMAHATNDLQAIQQTAGSGILTLVDSLTLGGFVLATMAFTISWKLTVISLLPMPVMAIATSRYGTLLHQRFLKAQEAFSSLNGKVQESISGIRVIKAFGYERDDIESFRAQSEDVVAKNMAVARIDALFDPTISLLVGISFFLAVTFGAKMVLAGELTIGELVSFTTYLGLLIWPMLAFGWLFNIVERGRASYDHVRQLLAEKEEIPEAENAIATPPTGDIVYDIQQFTYPNETAAVLRNIRFRLRKGETLGIVGKTGAGKTTLLKLLLREFDQYEGEIRFGGREISEYTLHALRSSIGYVPQDHFLFSATVKENIAFACPEADEEEVRKAAKLANVHEDIEQFPDGYETIVGERGVSLSGGQKQRISIARALLLNPEVLILDDSLSAVDAKTEERILTALKENRAGKTTIVTTHRLSAVQHADLILVLEEGRIAQMGTHEELMREGGWYRDMYERQRLESLVERGGKA; this is encoded by the coding sequence ATGACAGTATTTCGCGACTTATTTTGGTTTTTCCGTCAAGAGAAAAAAGCGTATATCGCAGGAATTATCGCGCTTGTGATCGTTGCATTTCTCGAGACGATTCCGCCGAAAGTAATCGGAATGGTGATTGACCATATAAAAGAAGGAACGATAACAAAAACCATCCTTATGCGCTGGATGGCCGTTTTGCTCGTCGTTGCCGTCGTCTCATACGTGTTGCGCTATTGGTGGCGCATTTTAATTTTTGGTTCGGCCGTGAAACTATCGCGGCAGCTTCGCAATGAGCTGTACACCCATTTTACGAAAATGTCACCATCTTTTTACCACAGAAAGCGCATTGGCGATTTGATGGCGCATGCGACAAACGACTTGCAAGCGATTCAGCAAACAGCCGGAAGCGGGATATTGACGCTTGTCGATTCATTGACGCTAGGCGGCTTCGTGCTGGCGACGATGGCGTTTACGATAAGCTGGAAATTGACGGTCATTAGTTTATTGCCGATGCCGGTGATGGCGATTGCGACAAGCCGCTATGGCACGCTTTTGCATCAGCGGTTTTTAAAGGCGCAAGAAGCATTTTCTTCCTTAAACGGCAAAGTGCAAGAAAGCATTAGCGGAATTCGCGTGATTAAAGCATTTGGCTATGAACGGGACGACATTGAATCTTTTCGCGCGCAATCGGAAGATGTCGTCGCGAAAAATATGGCAGTTGCGAGAATTGACGCTCTGTTTGACCCGACGATTTCTTTGCTCGTTGGCATTTCGTTTTTTTTAGCTGTTACGTTCGGTGCGAAAATGGTGTTGGCCGGCGAATTAACGATCGGCGAGCTCGTATCGTTTACCACCTATCTCGGCTTGTTAATTTGGCCAATGTTGGCATTCGGCTGGCTGTTTAACATCGTCGAACGCGGGCGGGCATCGTATGACCATGTTCGCCAGCTGCTTGCCGAAAAAGAAGAAATTCCAGAAGCAGAAAACGCAATCGCCACTCCTCCAACTGGAGATATTGTTTATGACATTCAACAGTTTACGTATCCAAACGAAACGGCCGCTGTGTTGCGGAATATTCGCTTTCGCTTGCGAAAAGGCGAGACGCTCGGCATCGTCGGAAAAACAGGAGCGGGAAAGACGACGTTGCTGAAGCTGTTGCTTCGTGAGTTCGACCAATACGAAGGAGAAATTCGTTTTGGCGGTCGTGAGATTAGCGAATACACATTACATGCGCTTCGCTCGTCGATCGGCTATGTTCCGCAAGACCATTTCTTGTTTTCGGCGACAGTGAAAGAAAATATTGCGTTTGCTTGCCCGGAGGCGGATGAAGAAGAAGTGAGAAAAGCAGCGAAATTGGCAAATGTTCATGAGGACATCGAACAGTTTCCCGACGGTTATGAGACGATCGTTGGAGAAAGAGGTGTTTCGCTTTCCGGCGGGCAAAAGCAGCGCATTTCGATCGCCCGCGCTTTGCTGTTAAATCCGGAAGTGCTTATTTTGGATGATTCGTTGTCAGCGGTGGATGCCAAAACGGAAGAGCGGATTTTGACAGCTTTAAAAGAAAATCGTGCTGGAAAAACGACGATTGTTACTACACATCGGCTCAGCGCGGTTCAGCATGCGGATTTAATTCTTGTATTGGAAGAAGGGCGCATTGCGCAAATGGGAACACATGAAGAACTCATGAGAGAAGGCGGCTGGTACCGCGATATGTATGAACGGCAACGGCTTGAGTCACTGGTCGAACGGGGAGGAAAAGCATGA
- a CDS encoding YneF family protein translates to MGTTILVGILALIAGTALGFFIARKTMMNYLKKNPPINEQMIRMMMMQMGMTPSQKKINQMMKMMNNHLK, encoded by the coding sequence ATGGGGACAACGATTCTCGTTGGCATTCTAGCGCTTATTGCGGGAACGGCGCTAGGATTTTTCATTGCTCGCAAGACGATGATGAACTATTTAAAGAAAAACCCGCCTATTAATGAGCAAATGATTCGGATGATGATGATGCAAATGGGGATGACGCCATCCCAGAAAAAAATTAACCAAATGATGAAAATGATGAACAATCATCTAAAATAA
- the sirA gene encoding sporulation inhibitor of replication protein SirA, which yields MVRYWIYLLNEEVAGHYRDRTEKIVELLREHQCAKAPFKSIYRKQVEFITERLSFSRLELGLKEHFSGNVGKNLERNMFVLQNEVGDEALLIVQKRRLLLVADSPLVTNDICQALALISPSFLAVDAHFGDYGWLTVSPDGRKFA from the coding sequence ATGGTACGGTATTGGATTTATTTGTTAAACGAAGAAGTGGCAGGCCATTATCGCGATCGAACAGAAAAGATTGTCGAATTATTGCGGGAGCACCAATGCGCCAAAGCGCCGTTTAAGAGCATTTATCGAAAACAAGTGGAGTTTATTACGGAACGCCTCTCTTTTTCAAGATTAGAATTGGGGCTTAAAGAACATTTTTCAGGAAACGTCGGGAAAAATTTAGAGCGCAACATGTTTGTACTGCAAAACGAGGTCGGAGATGAAGCGCTATTAATTGTGCAAAAACGCCGCCTTCTTCTCGTTGCCGACAGTCCGTTGGTCACCAATGACATTTGCCAAGCGCTCGCGCTCATTTCTCCTTCCTTTCTGGCGGTAGATGCCCATTTTGGCGACTATGGATGGCTTACTGTTTCTCCTGATGGAAGAAAATTTGCGTAA
- the tkt gene encoding transketolase, whose protein sequence is MAHTIEELAITTIRTLSIDAIEKAKSGHPGMPMGAAPMAYTLWTKFMNHNPSNPKWFNRDRFVLSAGHGSMLLYSLLHLSGYDVSIEDIKQFRQWGSKTPGHPEYGHTPGVEATTGPLGQGIAMAVGMAMAERHLAATYNRENFDIVNHYTYAICGDGDLMEGVASEAASLAGHLKLGRLIVLYDSNDISLDGELNLSFSESVEQRFKAYGWQYLRVEDGNNVEEIAKAIEEAKADATRPTLIEVKTTIGYGSPNKAGTSNVHGAPLGSEEAKLTKEAYKWTFEEDFYVPQEVYDHFRQVVKEAGEKKEAEWNELFAQYEKAYPDLAKQLKLAMNGELPEGWEKTLPVYEEGKSLATRASSGEVLNAIAKAVPQFIGGSADLASSNKTLIKGAGNFLPESYEGRNIWFGVREFAMGAALNGMALHGGLKVFGGTFFVFSDYLRPAIRLAALMGLPVTYVLTHDSIAVGEDGPTHEPIEQLPSLRAMPNLSVIRPADANETAAAWRLAVESTNQPTALVLTRQNVPTLPNTAERAYEGVKKGAYVLSEAKNGDPEALLLASGSEVSLAVKAQQALAEEGIHVSVISMPSWDRFEKQPDEYKQQVLPNTVKKRLAIEMAASLGWERYVGDEGDILAIDRFGASAPGEKIIEEYGFTVENVVKRVKALLKK, encoded by the coding sequence ATGGCGCATACGATCGAAGAACTAGCGATTACGACGATTCGGACATTGTCGATTGATGCCATCGAGAAAGCAAAATCCGGTCATCCGGGAATGCCGATGGGAGCGGCGCCGATGGCGTATACCCTTTGGACGAAATTTATGAATCACAACCCAAGCAATCCGAAATGGTTTAACCGCGACCGCTTCGTGCTATCGGCGGGACATGGATCGATGTTGTTATACAGCTTGCTCCATCTAAGCGGTTACGACGTTTCCATCGAAGATATTAAACAATTTCGTCAATGGGGCAGCAAAACGCCGGGGCATCCGGAGTACGGTCATACACCGGGGGTAGAAGCAACGACTGGTCCGCTCGGCCAAGGTATTGCGATGGCTGTTGGAATGGCAATGGCAGAGCGCCATTTAGCAGCTACATATAATAGAGAAAATTTTGACATTGTCAATCACTACACATATGCGATTTGCGGCGATGGCGATTTAATGGAAGGAGTCGCTTCTGAAGCGGCATCGCTAGCTGGGCATTTAAAGCTCGGCCGCCTTATCGTTCTTTATGACTCGAACGATATTTCGCTTGATGGAGAATTAAATCTTTCCTTCTCAGAAAGCGTTGAACAACGTTTTAAAGCATACGGCTGGCAATATTTGCGCGTCGAAGACGGGAATAATGTTGAGGAAATCGCCAAAGCGATTGAGGAAGCGAAAGCGGACGCGACCCGCCCGACGCTGATTGAAGTGAAAACGACCATTGGCTATGGTTCACCAAATAAAGCGGGAACGTCTAACGTGCACGGCGCTCCGCTTGGATCAGAAGAAGCAAAACTGACGAAAGAAGCGTATAAATGGACGTTTGAAGAAGATTTTTACGTTCCGCAAGAAGTATACGATCATTTCCGTCAAGTCGTAAAAGAAGCGGGCGAGAAAAAAGAAGCGGAATGGAATGAGCTGTTTGCTCAATACGAAAAAGCGTATCCGGATTTGGCGAAACAATTGAAATTGGCAATGAACGGCGAGCTTCCAGAAGGATGGGAAAAAACGCTTCCGGTATATGAAGAAGGAAAAAGCTTGGCGACGCGCGCATCTTCTGGCGAAGTGCTAAACGCGATCGCTAAAGCCGTTCCGCAGTTCATTGGCGGCTCAGCTGACCTTGCAAGTTCCAATAAAACATTAATCAAAGGCGCCGGAAACTTTTTGCCAGAAAGCTATGAAGGGCGCAACATTTGGTTTGGCGTACGTGAATTCGCGATGGGCGCGGCGCTGAACGGAATGGCGCTGCACGGCGGTTTAAAAGTGTTCGGCGGCACGTTCTTTGTATTCTCCGATTATTTGCGCCCTGCCATTCGCCTCGCCGCATTAATGGGTTTACCAGTGACGTATGTTCTTACACATGACAGCATCGCCGTTGGAGAAGACGGTCCAACGCATGAGCCAATCGAGCAATTACCGTCGCTGCGCGCAATGCCGAATTTATCGGTCATTCGCCCGGCTGATGCGAATGAAACCGCGGCGGCATGGCGTTTAGCCGTAGAATCGACCAATCAACCTACTGCCTTAGTATTAACGCGGCAAAATGTCCCAACATTGCCGAATACGGCAGAACGGGCATACGAAGGTGTGAAAAAAGGAGCTTACGTCCTATCTGAAGCAAAAAATGGCGATCCAGAAGCATTATTGCTTGCCTCCGGATCTGAGGTAAGCCTTGCGGTGAAAGCGCAGCAAGCGTTAGCGGAAGAAGGAATTCACGTTTCCGTCATCAGCATGCCGTCATGGGATCGTTTTGAAAAACAACCGGATGAGTATAAGCAGCAAGTGCTTCCAAATACCGTCAAAAAACGTTTAGCGATTGAAATGGCAGCTTCGCTAGGCTGGGAGCGTTATGTCGGCGATGAGGGCGACATTTTGGCAATCGACCGCTTCGGCGCTTCCGCACCAGGGGAAAAAATTATAGAAGAGTACGGCTTTACAGTAGAAAACGTAGTAAAACGAGTAAAAGCATTGCTGAAAAAATAG
- a CDS encoding DUF896 domain-containing protein — protein MLSKQKMARINELAKKAKSSGLTKEETLEQQQLRREYIQAFREAMVDMLHSVTVIDPNGNDVTPQKLKESRKRRLH, from the coding sequence ATGTTATCCAAACAAAAAATGGCGCGAATTAACGAGCTGGCCAAAAAGGCCAAATCATCTGGTTTAACGAAGGAGGAAACGCTTGAGCAACAGCAGCTTCGCCGCGAGTATATTCAAGCGTTTCGCGAAGCGATGGTCGATATGTTGCATTCGGTCACCGTCATTGATCCAAACGGCAACGACGTGACGCCACAAAAATTGAAAGAAAGCAGAAAACGGCGCCTGCATTAA
- a CDS encoding recombinase family protein — translation MKAVIYCRVSTDKEEQETSLERQREELERLAEQHGFEVTKVIMEQASGYEVDRDGVFDLLSTLKEQQIDALLVQDETRLGRGHARIALLHCIQKEGVKIYTITHNGEMQLSEADSMVLNILSIVEEYQRKIHNLKIKRGMQRAIEQGYRPERNLKHVGRNAGREKMDLPVEEIVRLRHNGLTFAEIAATLRGFGYDVSKATVHRRYREYIDSN, via the coding sequence GTGAAAGCAGTTATTTATTGTCGTGTCAGCACAGATAAAGAAGAACAGGAAACATCGCTGGAACGCCAGCGGGAGGAACTGGAACGTCTTGCTGAACAGCATGGCTTTGAGGTGACCAAAGTCATTATGGAACAGGCCAGCGGCTACGAAGTAGACAGAGACGGCGTGTTTGATCTGCTTTCCACATTAAAAGAGCAGCAAATTGATGCGCTTCTCGTTCAAGATGAAACAAGATTAGGGCGCGGGCACGCAAGAATTGCGCTTCTTCACTGCATTCAAAAAGAAGGTGTGAAAATATATACGATCACCCATAACGGTGAAATGCAGCTATCGGAAGCGGATTCGATGGTACTAAACATTCTTAGCATTGTCGAGGAATATCAGCGGAAAATACATAATTTAAAAATCAAGCGTGGAATGCAGCGGGCGATTGAACAAGGATACCGCCCTGAACGAAATTTAAAGCACGTTGGGAGAAACGCGGGCAGAGAGAAAATGGATCTTCCCGTTGAAGAAATCGTTCGCCTGCGCCACAACGGTTTAACGTTTGCAGAAATCGCCGCGACATTGCGCGGATTTGGCTACGACGTTTCGAAAGCAACCGTTCACCGCCGCTACCGGGAATATATAGATTCCAATTAA
- the yneA gene encoding cell division suppressor protein YneA, which produces MKRMFAHYMIFSALLFMVIGAFLYANKPIEKDKYMEITVASGDTLWKLAKEYEEQHQLSTTEFIEWVVDVNHLPSQQIVAGEKIVIPVLKSKGDESLVVSK; this is translated from the coding sequence ATGAAACGTATGTTTGCACATTACATGATTTTTTCAGCGCTTTTGTTTATGGTGATTGGGGCGTTTTTATACGCGAACAAGCCGATTGAAAAAGATAAATATATGGAAATTACGGTTGCGTCGGGAGATACGCTTTGGAAGCTGGCAAAGGAATATGAAGAACAACATCAACTTTCGACAACGGAATTTATCGAGTGGGTCGTCGATGTCAATCATTTGCCGAGCCAGCAAATTGTCGCCGGTGAAAAAATTGTCATTCCTGTGCTAAAATCAAAGGGAGATGAATCGTTAGTCGTCAGCAAATAA
- the lexA gene encoding transcriptional repressor LexA produces the protein MTKLSKRQQQILDFIKKEVKTKGYPPSVREIGEAVGLASSSTVHGHLARLESKGYIRRDPTKPRAIEILDADFSVRNDTNDVISVPIIGKVTAGQPITAVENIEDYFPLPKRLVSSEDHVFMLEVMGDSMIEAGILDGDYVIVRQQQSADNGDIVVAMTEENEATVKRFFKEKDHIRLQPENSNLEPIIVRDCTILGKVIGVYRVIH, from the coding sequence ATGACGAAATTATCAAAGCGGCAACAGCAAATTTTGGATTTTATTAAAAAAGAGGTAAAAACAAAAGGCTACCCTCCTTCTGTCCGCGAGATCGGCGAGGCGGTCGGGCTCGCCTCCAGCTCCACCGTACACGGGCACTTAGCACGGCTTGAAAGCAAAGGATATATCCGCCGCGATCCGACAAAACCGCGCGCCATTGAAATATTGGACGCTGATTTCTCAGTGCGAAACGACACAAACGACGTCATTTCAGTGCCGATCATTGGCAAAGTAACAGCTGGCCAACCGATCACGGCCGTCGAAAACATTGAAGACTATTTCCCGCTACCAAAACGGCTCGTTTCATCGGAAGACCATGTTTTTATGCTGGAAGTGATGGGGGACAGCATGATCGAAGCGGGGATCTTAGACGGGGACTACGTAATTGTGCGACAACAGCAATCCGCCGATAATGGAGACATCGTTGTCGCGATGACGGAAGAAAACGAAGCAACGGTAAAGCGGTTTTTTAAAGAGAAAGATCATATTCGCCTACAGCCGGAAAATTCTAATTTAGAGCCGATTATCGTCCGCGATTGTACGATTCTCGGCAAAGTCATCGGCGTCTACCGCGTCATTCATTAA
- the glnA gene encoding type I glutamate--ammonia ligase: MAKYTREDIMRIVKEENVKYIRLQFTDILGTIKNVEIPISQLEKALNNKIMFDGSSIEGFVRIEESDMYLYPDLDTFVIFPWTAEKGKVARFICDIYNADGTPFEGCPRYNLKRMLKEMEALGFTAFNLGAEPEFFLFKLDENGRPTLELNDQGGYFDLAPTDLGENCRRDIVLELEEMGFEIEASHHEVAPGQHEIDFKYADAVKACDDIQTFKLVVKTIARKHGLHATFMPKPLFGINGSGMHCNLSLFRNNENAFFDPNADLQLSDTARQFIAGVLKHAPNFTAVTNPTVNSYKRLVPGYEAPCYVAWSARNRSPLIRIPASRGMSTRIEVRSVDPSANPYLAMAVLLAAGLDGIKNKLTPPAPVDRNIYVMTKEERLEEGIVDLPATLAEALENLKSDEVIVQALGKHLFEHFVEAKEIEWDMFRTAVHQWERDQYMELY, translated from the coding sequence ATGGCAAAGTACACGAGAGAAGACATTATGCGCATCGTCAAGGAAGAAAACGTCAAGTATATCCGTCTGCAATTTACTGATATTCTTGGCACCATTAAAAACGTGGAAATCCCAATCAGCCAGCTGGAAAAAGCGTTAAACAACAAAATTATGTTTGACGGTTCGTCGATTGAAGGATTTGTCCGTATTGAAGAGTCGGACATGTACTTATATCCTGACTTAGATACGTTCGTTATTTTCCCATGGACGGCGGAAAAAGGAAAAGTAGCGCGCTTTATTTGCGACATTTATAATGCTGATGGCACTCCGTTTGAAGGATGCCCTCGCTATAACTTGAAGCGGATGCTAAAAGAGATGGAAGCGCTCGGATTTACCGCTTTCAATCTAGGCGCGGAACCGGAATTCTTCCTGTTTAAACTCGATGAAAATGGGCGCCCTACTCTTGAATTAAACGACCAAGGCGGTTATTTTGACTTGGCGCCTACTGATTTAGGAGAAAACTGCCGCCGCGATATCGTGCTTGAACTTGAGGAAATGGGATTTGAAATTGAAGCTTCGCACCATGAAGTAGCGCCTGGCCAGCACGAAATCGACTTTAAATACGCGGATGCGGTCAAAGCGTGCGACGACATTCAAACGTTTAAGCTTGTTGTCAAAACGATCGCGCGCAAACATGGCCTTCACGCAACATTTATGCCAAAACCGCTCTTTGGCATTAATGGGTCTGGCATGCACTGTAACTTATCATTATTCAGAAATAATGAAAACGCGTTTTTCGATCCGAACGCCGACTTGCAATTAAGCGACACGGCGCGCCAATTCATCGCCGGTGTGCTGAAACATGCGCCGAACTTTACGGCAGTGACAAACCCAACGGTGAACTCATACAAACGTCTTGTGCCTGGCTATGAAGCGCCATGCTATGTTGCATGGTCTGCTCGCAATCGCAGCCCGCTGATCCGTATCCCGGCTTCACGCGGAATGAGCACGCGCATTGAAGTGCGCAGCGTCGATCCATCGGCGAATCCGTATTTGGCAATGGCGGTATTGCTAGCAGCTGGACTAGACGGCATTAAAAACAAATTAACTCCTCCGGCTCCGGTGGATCGCAATATTTATGTGATGACAAAAGAAGAACGATTGGAAGAAGGAATCGTAGACTTACCAGCGACGTTGGCAGAAGCGCTCGAAAACTTGAAATCGGACGAGGTCATCGTTCAAGCGCTCGGAAAGCACTTGTTCGAACACTTTGTTGAAGCGAAAGAAATCGAATGGGATATGTTCCGAACAGCCGTTCATCAATGGGAGCGCGACCAATATATGGAACTCTATTAA
- a CDS encoding MerR family transcriptional regulator yields MNSNIRRSMPLFPIGIVMQLTELSARQIRYYEEHGLVSPARTEGNRRLFSLNDIDRLLEIKDLIDQGVNLAGIKQIFAARQSDKNEKQGEKAEKVVKQSLSDEELREILRTELMQAGRFHRASLRQGDLARFFH; encoded by the coding sequence ATGAATAGTAATATTCGTCGTTCCATGCCATTGTTTCCGATTGGGATAGTGATGCAATTAACAGAATTGTCGGCCCGCCAAATCCGTTATTATGAGGAGCATGGCCTTGTTTCTCCTGCGCGCACAGAAGGAAATCGCCGCTTGTTTTCGCTAAACGACATCGATCGCCTTCTGGAAATCAAAGATTTAATCGATCAAGGAGTAAACTTGGCCGGCATTAAGCAAATTTTTGCGGCGCGGCAATCGGATAAGAATGAAAAGCAAGGGGAAAAGGCCGAAAAAGTCGTGAAACAAAGCTTATCCGATGAGGAATTGCGCGAAATTTTGCGAACGGAGCTAATGCAGGCGGGGCGTTTCCATCGTGCATCACTTCGCCAAGGAGATCTCGCTCGCTTCTTTCACTAA
- a CDS encoding aminotransferase class I/II-fold pyridoxal phosphate-dependent enzyme: MFTQLRHGEKIAALVKEIEAQIAPIHKEIDERIDINQYRVLDSFRRHKVSDSHFIPSTGYGYDDIGRDTLEQIYADVFGGEAGIVRPQIISGTHAISIALFGILRPGDELLYITGNPYDTLEEIVGIRGSGVGSLKEFHIHYQSVPLTPEGRVDFDAVKNAINERTKMIGIQRSRGYATRPSFTIEEISEMISFVKAVKPDVVVFVDNCYGEFVEEKEPCHVGADLMAGSLIKNPGGGLAKTGGYIVGKKQYVQACSYRMTSPGIGAEAGPTLYSLHEMYQGFFLAPHIVGQALKGAVFTAAMLERIGLNTQPSWDAKRTDLVQSVQFDDPEQMIAFCQAIQFSSPVNAHFTPYPSYMPGYEDDVIMAAGTFIQGASIELTADGPIRPPYVAYVQGGLTYSHVKIAICTAIDQLLEKQLISL; this comes from the coding sequence ATGTTTACACAGTTGCGACATGGAGAAAAAATCGCTGCACTTGTGAAAGAAATCGAAGCACAAATTGCACCAATCCACAAAGAGATTGATGAACGGATCGATATCAATCAATATCGGGTGTTAGACAGTTTTCGGCGCCATAAAGTAAGTGACAGCCATTTTATTCCATCGACAGGGTATGGATATGACGACATCGGAAGAGATACACTCGAACAAATATATGCGGACGTATTTGGCGGCGAGGCGGGAATTGTCCGTCCACAAATTATTTCCGGAACACATGCGATTTCGATCGCGCTATTCGGCATTCTTCGCCCAGGCGATGAGTTGCTTTACATCACGGGAAATCCGTATGACACGTTAGAAGAAATTGTCGGCATTCGCGGCAGCGGCGTCGGTTCCTTAAAAGAATTTCATATTCATTATCAAAGTGTGCCGTTAACGCCAGAAGGACGCGTTGACTTTGATGCTGTCAAAAACGCGATTAATGAGCGGACAAAAATGATCGGCATTCAGCGATCGAGAGGATATGCGACGCGGCCATCGTTTACAATTGAAGAAATAAGCGAAATGATTTCGTTTGTCAAAGCGGTCAAACCGGACGTTGTTGTATTCGTCGACAATTGCTATGGCGAATTTGTCGAAGAAAAAGAGCCGTGCCACGTCGGTGCGGATTTGATGGCAGGATCGCTGATTAAAAATCCCGGCGGGGGGCTTGCGAAAACAGGAGGATATATCGTTGGAAAAAAACAATATGTGCAGGCATGCTCGTATCGCATGACATCCCCGGGTATCGGCGCCGAAGCGGGCCCGACTCTATACAGCTTGCATGAAATGTATCAAGGGTTTTTTCTAGCTCCCCATATCGTCGGCCAGGCGTTGAAAGGAGCGGTTTTTACGGCGGCGATGCTTGAACGGATCGGTTTAAACACGCAGCCGTCTTGGGATGCGAAGCGGACGGATTTAGTTCAATCAGTGCAATTTGACGATCCGGAGCAAATGATCGCATTTTGCCAAGCGATTCAATTTTCCTCTCCGGTAAATGCGCATTTTACCCCATACCCAAGCTATATGCCCGGCTATGAAGACGACGTCATTATGGCGGCGGGAACGTTTATTCAAGGAGCGAGCATTGAATTAACTGCGGACGGTCCGATCCGCCCCCCATATGTTGCTTACGTGCAAGGAGGATTAACGTATTCGCACGTAAAAATCGCAATTTGTACAGCGATTGATCAATTGCTCGAAAAACAATTAATTTCTTTGTAA
- a CDS encoding trimeric intracellular cation channel family protein, giving the protein MTWEVLSIIGTIAFAISGAIVAMEEEYDLLGVYILGIVTAFGGGAIRNLLIGVPVSALWEQGTLFLVALLAMTIVYLFPQKTLAHWKRWGNFFDALGLSAFAIQGALYAVKMNHPLSAVIVAAVLTGSGGGIIRDILAGRKPLVLRAEIYAVWAIVAGVAVGTKLASTPAELYTLFVIVTLLRILSYTYNWKLPHRSLRNQSIDQS; this is encoded by the coding sequence ATGACATGGGAAGTGTTGAGCATCATTGGCACGATTGCCTTCGCGATTAGCGGAGCGATTGTCGCGATGGAAGAAGAGTATGATTTACTTGGCGTCTATATTCTTGGCATCGTTACCGCGTTTGGCGGCGGCGCCATCCGCAATTTGCTCATCGGCGTCCCGGTATCGGCGTTATGGGAGCAAGGAACGCTGTTTCTCGTCGCGTTATTGGCAATGACCATCGTTTATTTATTTCCGCAAAAAACGTTGGCACATTGGAAACGGTGGGGAAATTTTTTTGATGCGCTCGGCCTTTCGGCGTTTGCCATTCAAGGAGCGCTTTATGCCGTAAAAATGAACCATCCGCTCAGCGCGGTGATTGTTGCCGCGGTGCTCACGGGCAGCGGCGGCGGAATTATCCGCGACATCCTCGCCGGCAGAAAACCGCTAGTGCTTCGCGCGGAGATTTACGCGGTATGGGCGATTGTCGCCGGCGTAGCGGTCGGGACAAAACTTGCCTCCACCCCCGCCGAGCTTTATACATTATTCGTTATTGTCACGCTTTTAAGAATTTTATCGTACACATATAATTGGAAACTTCCGCACCGTTCATTGCGGAATCAATCCATAGATCAGTCCTAA